The following are from one region of the Melaminivora suipulveris genome:
- a CDS encoding YhdP family protein, with product MSEPSVHPSRLLRLTAGCARWALGLTLAAWLLLAAVWAGLHGWIVPRIDSLRPQLERQATRALGVPVRIDALAATSGGIFPTVQLSGVTLLDENGRAGLHLPRVVVALSPRSLLRFGFEQVYIEGPQLDVRRAADGRVFIAGMAFRGSGETDSRAADWLFSQPEVAIRGGTLRYVDELRGAAPLALTEVDLVVRSSGWRHAVRLDATPQAGWGERFTLRGQFRQPLLSTHAGNWQRWSGQFYGYFPHADVSRLQRHADLGELRVERGAGSVRAWGDVRRGQLVGGTVDVALSEVQGTLGKDLQPLALRDVTGRAAARRLEGGFEFSADDLRFSTAEGGHRWPGGQVLLRQVDGGARGGEGELRADRLDLAALSQIAARLPLGEAAHRLLATYEPAGQVDGLVAQWHGPLQAPQGYQLRAQVRGLALAASGGPQRVPGLAGADVQLDLNQSGGQATLSMQDGHLALPGVFKEAVVPVQRLSAGVRWQIEGEKISVQASDVRFANADAEGQARLAWQTTQGAARGRFPGVLDLSGQLTRADATRVHRYLPLAVPDSARHYVRDAIAAGSASRVQFRVKGDLHGFPFSGNRGGEFRIAAQVKGVEYVYVPASAMHPGERPWPALSGLSGELIFEGSSMTVRDAAGGLAGAPQLRVQRTGARIADLEHPVVEVDGQVRGPLPDMLALVRSSHIADLTHGALDAASATGPAELKLGLTLPIAELAQSAVRGSVQLQGNDVRFVPESPLVAGARGSVQFTESGFTLADVQGRALGGPVTLDGGMRSVPGGEPQVRVRAQGTASAEGLRSAGLWDAVTRVAGHASGSAAYALALGVRRGQAELLVTSDLVGMALRAPPPLAKAAQTPLALRLQRRLTPEALASSTAPLADELLVELGGLARLTYVRALGDGGDARVLRGAIAVGEATTDPPALPPRGVLANAVFDDFDVDAWLALLPRQSASAAGAEAPRTAAPADAAHEYLPTSVGLRAGRLGAGGRSLHKVVAGASRQGDTWRVNVDAAELNGYVEYTPASGQAEGTLHARLARLALPQSSDEQVDALLSDAQQPETLPSLDIVVQDFELRGRHLGRLEIEARNRVAGGGQREWRLARFNLAAPEAQLSSSGNWALLAGTQPPQRRTAMNFQLDIRDSGALLARFGMEGVLRAGKGRIDGQIGWLGSPLSPDWRSMSGQMHVDMQSGQFLKADPGLAKLLSVLSLQSLPRRLALDFRDVFSQGFAFDFVRGDVKIERGVAATNNLQMKGVNAAVLMEGKADIERETQDLHVVVVPEINALTASLVATAINPVIGLSSFLAQVFLRGPLMQAATQEFHIDGTWDEPRVQRIPRRAVAPSPAQENKP from the coding sequence ATGTCCGAGCCGTCCGTCCACCCCTCCCGCCTCTTGAGACTCACGGCGGGCTGTGCGCGCTGGGCGCTGGGCCTGACGCTGGCGGCCTGGCTGCTGCTGGCGGCCGTCTGGGCCGGCCTGCACGGCTGGATTGTGCCGCGCATCGACAGCCTGCGTCCCCAGCTGGAGCGCCAGGCCACACGCGCCCTGGGGGTGCCGGTGCGCATCGACGCCCTGGCCGCCACCAGCGGCGGCATCTTCCCCACGGTGCAGCTGTCGGGCGTCACGCTGCTGGATGAGAACGGCCGCGCCGGCCTGCACCTGCCGCGCGTGGTGGTGGCGCTGTCGCCGCGCTCGCTGCTGCGCTTCGGCTTCGAGCAGGTCTATATCGAAGGGCCGCAGCTGGACGTGCGCCGCGCCGCCGACGGGCGCGTGTTCATCGCCGGCATGGCGTTTCGCGGCAGCGGCGAGACGGACAGCCGCGCCGCCGACTGGCTGTTCTCGCAGCCCGAAGTCGCCATCCGCGGCGGCACGCTGCGCTACGTGGACGAGCTGCGCGGCGCGGCGCCCCTGGCGCTGACCGAGGTCGACCTGGTCGTCCGCAGCAGCGGCTGGCGCCACGCGGTGCGGCTGGACGCCACGCCGCAGGCCGGCTGGGGCGAGCGCTTCACGCTGCGCGGGCAGTTCCGCCAGCCACTGCTCAGCACCCACGCCGGCAACTGGCAGCGCTGGAGCGGGCAGTTCTATGGCTACTTTCCACACGCCGACGTCTCGCGCCTGCAGCGCCATGCCGACCTGGGCGAGCTGCGCGTGGAGCGCGGCGCGGGCAGCGTGCGCGCCTGGGGCGACGTGCGGCGCGGGCAGCTGGTGGGCGGCACGGTGGACGTGGCGCTGAGCGAGGTGCAGGGCACGCTGGGCAAGGATTTGCAGCCGCTGGCGCTGCGCGACGTGACCGGCCGCGCGGCTGCCCGTCGGCTGGAGGGTGGCTTCGAGTTCAGCGCCGACGACCTGCGCTTTTCCACCGCCGAAGGCGGGCATCGCTGGCCGGGCGGGCAGGTGCTGCTGCGCCAGGTGGACGGCGGTGCGCGCGGCGGCGAGGGCGAACTGCGCGCCGACCGCCTGGACCTGGCCGCCCTGTCGCAGATCGCCGCACGCCTGCCCTTGGGCGAGGCGGCGCACCGGCTTCTTGCGACCTACGAGCCGGCCGGCCAGGTCGACGGCCTGGTGGCGCAGTGGCACGGGCCGCTGCAGGCGCCGCAGGGCTACCAGTTGCGCGCCCAGGTGCGCGGCCTGGCGCTGGCCGCAAGCGGCGGGCCGCAGCGCGTGCCGGGCCTGGCCGGCGCCGACGTGCAGCTCGACCTCAATCAATCCGGCGGCCAGGCGACACTTTCCATGCAGGACGGGCACCTGGCCCTGCCCGGCGTGTTCAAGGAGGCGGTGGTGCCGGTGCAGCGCCTGTCGGCCGGTGTGCGCTGGCAGATCGAGGGCGAGAAGATCAGCGTGCAGGCCAGCGACGTGCGCTTTGCCAACGCCGATGCGGAAGGCCAGGCGCGCCTGGCCTGGCAGACCACGCAAGGCGCCGCGCGCGGGCGCTTTCCGGGCGTGCTGGATCTGTCGGGCCAGCTCACGCGCGCCGACGCCACGCGCGTGCACCGCTACCTGCCTTTGGCCGTGCCGGACAGCGCGCGCCACTATGTGCGCGACGCCATCGCCGCCGGCAGTGCCAGCCGGGTGCAGTTCCGTGTCAAGGGCGATCTGCACGGCTTTCCGTTCTCCGGCAATCGTGGCGGCGAGTTCCGCATCGCCGCCCAGGTCAAAGGAGTGGAATACGTTTACGTCCCGGCCAGCGCAATGCATCCGGGCGAGCGTCCCTGGCCGGCGCTGTCGGGGCTGTCCGGCGAGCTGATCTTCGAGGGCTCATCGATGACCGTGCGGGACGCCGCTGGCGGCCTGGCCGGCGCGCCGCAACTGCGCGTACAGCGCACCGGCGCGCGCATCGCCGACCTGGAGCACCCGGTGGTCGAGGTCGACGGCCAGGTGCGCGGCCCGCTGCCAGACATGCTGGCGCTGGTGCGCAGCTCGCACATCGCCGACCTGACGCACGGCGCGCTGGACGCCGCCAGCGCCACCGGCCCCGCCGAGCTGAAGCTGGGCCTGACGCTGCCAATCGCCGAACTCGCCCAGTCCGCCGTGCGCGGCAGCGTGCAGCTGCAGGGCAACGACGTGCGCTTCGTGCCCGAGTCGCCGCTGGTGGCCGGCGCGCGCGGCAGCGTGCAGTTCACCGAAAGCGGCTTCACCCTGGCCGATGTGCAGGGCCGGGCGCTGGGCGGGCCGGTGACCCTGGACGGCGGCATGCGCAGCGTGCCTGGCGGCGAGCCACAGGTGCGCGTGCGCGCCCAGGGCACGGCCAGCGCCGAGGGCCTGCGCAGCGCCGGCCTGTGGGACGCCGTGACGCGCGTAGCCGGCCACGCCAGCGGCAGCGCCGCCTACGCGCTGGCGCTGGGCGTGCGGCGCGGCCAGGCCGAGCTGCTGGTGACCAGCGACCTGGTGGGCATGGCGCTGCGGGCGCCGCCGCCGCTGGCCAAGGCGGCGCAGACGCCGTTGGCGCTGCGCCTGCAGCGGCGGCTGACGCCCGAGGCGCTGGCCTCATCCACCGCGCCGCTGGCCGACGAGCTGCTGGTCGAGCTGGGCGGTCTGGCGCGCCTGACTTACGTGCGCGCGCTGGGCGACGGCGGCGACGCGCGCGTGCTGCGCGGCGCCATCGCCGTGGGCGAGGCCACAACCGACCCGCCCGCGCTGCCGCCGCGCGGCGTGCTGGCCAACGCGGTGTTCGACGACTTCGACGTCGATGCCTGGCTGGCGCTGTTGCCCCGGCAGAGCGCATCCGCCGCCGGCGCAGAGGCACCGCGCACCGCCGCCCCGGCCGATGCCGCGCACGAGTACCTGCCCACCAGCGTCGGCCTGCGCGCCGGCCGGCTGGGCGCCGGCGGGCGTTCGCTGCACAAGGTGGTGGCCGGCGCCTCGCGGCAGGGCGACACCTGGCGCGTCAACGTGGACGCGGCCGAACTCAACGGCTACGTGGAGTACACGCCGGCCAGCGGCCAGGCCGAGGGCACGCTGCACGCGCGTCTGGCGCGCCTGGCGCTGCCCCAATCGAGCGACGAGCAGGTCGACGCCCTGCTCAGCGACGCGCAGCAGCCCGAGACGCTGCCGTCGCTGGACATCGTGGTGCAGGACTTCGAGCTGCGCGGGCGCCACCTGGGCCGCCTGGAGATCGAGGCGCGCAACCGCGTGGCAGGCGGTGGCCAGCGCGAATGGCGCCTGGCGCGCTTCAACCTGGCCGCGCCCGAGGCACAGCTCAGCTCCAGCGGCAACTGGGCGCTGCTGGCCGGCACGCAGCCGCCGCAGCGGCGCACGGCGATGAACTTCCAGCTCGATATCCGCGATTCGGGCGCGCTGCTGGCGCGCTTTGGCATGGAGGGCGTGCTGCGCGCCGGCAAAGGCCGCATCGACGGGCAGATCGGCTGGCTGGGCTCGCCCCTGTCGCCCGACTGGCGCTCGATGAGCGGGCAGATGCACGTGGACATGCAATCCGGGCAGTTTCTGAAAGCCGACCCAGGCCTGGCCAAGCTGCTGTCGGTGCTGAGCCTGCAGTCGCTGCCGCGCCGCCTGGCGCTGGATTTTCGCGACGTCTTCAGCCAGGGTTTTGCCTTTGACTTCGTGCGCGGCGACGTGAAGATCGAGCGCGGCGTGGCCGCCACCAACAACCTGCAGATGAAGGGCGTGAACGCCGCCGTGCTGATGGAAGGCAAGGCCGACATCGAGCGCGAGACGCAGGACCTGCACGTGGTGGTGGTGCCCGAGATCAACGCCCTGACCGCCTCGCTGGTGGCCACCGCCATCAACCCGGTCATCGGCCTGAGCAGCTTCCTGGCACAGGTCTTCCTGCGCGGGCCGCTGATGCAGGCGGCGACACAGGAATTCCACATCGACGGCACCTGGGACGAGCCGCGCGTGCAGCGCATCCCGCGCCGCGCCGTCGCCCCCAGTCCAGCGCAGGAGAACAAGCCATGA
- the glnE gene encoding bifunctional [glutamate--ammonia ligase]-adenylyl-L-tyrosine phosphorylase/[glutamate--ammonia-ligase] adenylyltransferase → MPSSEPVALQGPLSRHSRFVQRLERRYGAELALLPAGVPTRADMEQACDALLARGHDLGAALRILRQIVMHRLVVLDCDQGAPLQDITTPVTALAELALERASQYACAALEQRHGQPQAPDGSAVALWIIGMGKLGARELNVSSDIDLVYVYECDGETAGMADGRGRLSNHEFFARAARALYALIGETTEHGFVFRLDLALRPNGNSGPLVCSLAALEEYLLAHGREWERFAWLKSRVVAPRAAIEGGGVQRLREVVLPFVFRRYLDYSVFDALRALHRQIREHATRRASGHPSRANDVKLSRGGIRELEFTVQLLQVVRGGQFPELRCRPTLEAIARLVQGGLMPPATGEALAQAYIFLRRVEHRIQYLDDQQTHVLPTRDDDLAWIAATLGLSCCDFLRELDAHRELVAQEFDRLLGGPEKKASSSCNGGACPGPRAQPSPASDAAPDLETLAAQLPPALAGRVQAWQTHTRVQELRERSRERLALVVQRTGGWLTEGRVSEEAAARLLDWLEPLLRRESYLALLLERPAVHEHLLHLLGAARWPARYMMLHPGVIDELAGGAILSERFSPEDFERELALRLAALQSTGEDDDENLLDLLRRAHHAEVFRTLARDVEGRISVEQVADDLSLLADSVLRVTSQWCWQRLKGRHREEPRFAIIGYGKLGGKELGYGSDLDIVFVFDDDDERAAEVYPAFVRKLINWLAVKTGEGDLFEIDTELRPNGNSGLLVTSFQSYADYQQQRGSNTAWTWEHQAMTRARFVLGAADLEPRFDAVRQAVITAPRDLRGLADEILAMRERLRAAHASSPEWFDVKHGSGGMLDVEFAVQYLVLAHSARHPELQDNKGNIALLARAEDAGLLPAGVGRGAADAYRTLRLVQHRARLDEQPARVPTGGLGAEREAVGALWVGVFG, encoded by the coding sequence ATGCCGTCTTCCGAACCCGTGGCGCTGCAGGGGCCCCTGTCCCGGCACTCGCGCTTTGTGCAGCGGCTGGAGCGCCGCTACGGCGCCGAGCTGGCGCTGCTGCCCGCCGGCGTGCCCACGCGCGCGGATATGGAACAGGCCTGCGACGCGCTGCTGGCGCGCGGACACGACCTGGGCGCGGCGCTGCGCATCCTGCGCCAGATCGTCATGCACCGGCTGGTGGTGCTGGACTGCGACCAGGGCGCGCCGCTGCAGGACATCACCACGCCCGTCACCGCCCTGGCCGAGCTGGCGCTGGAGCGCGCCAGCCAATACGCCTGCGCCGCCCTGGAGCAGCGCCACGGCCAGCCGCAGGCGCCGGACGGCAGTGCCGTGGCGCTGTGGATCATCGGCATGGGCAAGCTGGGCGCGCGCGAGCTCAATGTCTCCAGCGACATCGACCTGGTCTACGTCTATGAGTGCGACGGCGAGACCGCCGGCATGGCCGACGGGCGCGGGCGGCTGTCCAATCACGAGTTCTTCGCCCGCGCCGCGCGCGCGCTGTACGCGCTGATCGGCGAAACCACCGAACACGGCTTCGTCTTCCGCCTGGACCTGGCGCTGAGGCCCAACGGCAACTCCGGCCCGCTGGTGTGCTCGCTGGCGGCGCTGGAGGAATACCTGCTGGCGCACGGCCGCGAATGGGAGCGCTTTGCCTGGCTGAAAAGCCGCGTCGTCGCGCCGCGCGCAGCCATTGAAGGCGGTGGTGTGCAGCGGCTGCGCGAAGTGGTGCTGCCCTTCGTCTTTCGCCGCTACCTGGACTACAGCGTCTTCGACGCGCTGCGCGCGCTGCACCGGCAGATCCGCGAGCACGCCACGCGCCGCGCCAGCGGCCATCCGTCGCGCGCCAATGATGTCAAGCTCTCGCGCGGCGGCATCCGCGAGCTGGAGTTCACCGTGCAGCTGCTGCAGGTGGTGCGCGGCGGGCAGTTCCCCGAGCTGCGCTGCCGGCCCACGCTGGAGGCCATCGCCCGCCTGGTGCAGGGTGGCCTGATGCCACCGGCCACGGGCGAAGCGCTGGCGCAGGCCTATATCTTTCTGCGCCGCGTCGAGCACCGCATCCAGTACCTGGACGACCAGCAGACGCACGTGCTGCCCACGCGCGACGACGACCTGGCGTGGATCGCCGCCACGCTGGGCCTGTCCTGCTGCGACTTCCTGCGCGAGCTGGACGCGCACCGCGAACTGGTGGCGCAGGAATTCGACCGCCTGCTGGGCGGGCCGGAAAAGAAAGCCTCGTCCTCATGCAACGGCGGCGCCTGCCCCGGCCCGCGCGCGCAGCCCTCGCCGGCCAGCGACGCCGCGCCCGATCTGGAAACCCTGGCCGCCCAGCTGCCGCCGGCGCTGGCCGGCCGCGTGCAGGCCTGGCAGACGCACACGCGCGTGCAGGAGCTGCGCGAACGCTCGCGCGAGCGCCTGGCGCTGGTGGTGCAGCGCACGGGAGGCTGGCTGACCGAAGGCCGGGTCAGCGAGGAGGCCGCCGCGCGCCTGCTGGACTGGCTGGAGCCGCTGTTGCGCCGCGAGAGTTATCTGGCGCTGCTGCTGGAGCGCCCGGCGGTGCACGAGCATCTGCTGCACCTGCTGGGCGCGGCGCGCTGGCCGGCGCGCTACATGATGCTGCACCCCGGCGTGATCGACGAGCTGGCCGGCGGCGCCATCCTCAGCGAGCGTTTCTCGCCCGAGGACTTCGAGCGCGAGCTGGCCCTGCGCCTGGCGGCGCTGCAATCGACCGGCGAGGACGACGACGAAAACCTGCTCGATCTGCTGCGCCGCGCGCACCACGCCGAGGTCTTCCGCACCCTGGCGCGCGACGTGGAGGGGCGCATCAGCGTCGAGCAGGTGGCCGACGACTTGTCGCTCCTGGCCGACAGCGTGCTGCGCGTGACCAGCCAGTGGTGCTGGCAGCGCCTGAAGGGCCGCCACCGGGAGGAACCGCGCTTTGCCATCATCGGCTACGGAAAACTCGGCGGCAAGGAGCTGGGCTACGGCAGCGATCTGGACATCGTTTTCGTCTTCGATGACGACGATGAGCGCGCTGCCGAGGTCTATCCGGCCTTCGTGCGCAAGCTGATCAACTGGCTGGCGGTGAAGACCGGCGAGGGCGACCTGTTCGAGATCGACACCGAGCTGCGGCCCAACGGCAATTCGGGCTTGCTGGTCACCAGTTTTCAGTCGTACGCCGACTACCAGCAGCAGCGCGGCAGCAATACCGCCTGGACCTGGGAGCACCAGGCCATGACGCGGGCGCGCTTCGTGCTGGGCGCGGCCGATCTGGAGCCGCGCTTTGACGCCGTGCGCCAGGCGGTCATCACGGCGCCGCGCGATCTGCGCGGGCTGGCGGATGAGATTCTTGCCATGCGCGAGCGGCTGCGTGCGGCGCATGCTTCCTCGCCTGAATGGTTCGACGTCAAGCATGGCAGCGGGGGCATGTTGGACGTCGAGTTCGCCGTGCAGTACCTGGTGCTGGCGCACTCGGCAAGGCATCCTGAGTTGCAGGACAACAAGGGGAATATTGCGCTGCTCGCGCGGGCTGAGGATGCGGGGTTGTTGCCTGCCGGCGTGGGGCGGGGCGCAGCGGATGCGTATCGGACCTTGCGGCTGGTGCAGCACCGGGCGCGGCTGGATGAGCAGCCGGCGCGGGTGCCTACTGGTGGGTTGGGGGCGGAGCGGGAGGCGGTGGGGGCGTTGTGGGTGGGGGTGTTTGGATGA
- a CDS encoding TetR/AcrR family transcriptional regulator, translated as MSTAPPDPAACPACPDTPPDAQPARTRLLLAALKLFAAHGYDRTSIRAIAAEAQTNVAAVSYYFGDKAALHAALFADPFGSLAALVPDFTRPGLSLRAALQRFFHGALAPLHHGELAQQMVRLYLRQMLEPADQRQPVAEHDVDVSTRAIAALLQRHLKLPAPDDDLQRLACAVSGLAFQVWCQQEMLAAHQPQLLATPQALHCWAERLTDYALAMVAAERRRLRAAAAPAPSPHNPPAP; from the coding sequence ATGTCCACCGCGCCCCCCGATCCCGCCGCCTGTCCAGCCTGCCCCGACACCCCGCCGGACGCCCAGCCTGCCCGCACCCGCCTGCTGCTGGCCGCCCTCAAGCTGTTCGCCGCCCACGGCTACGACCGCACCTCCATCCGCGCCATCGCCGCCGAGGCGCAAACCAACGTGGCGGCCGTCAGCTACTACTTCGGCGACAAGGCCGCGCTGCACGCCGCGCTGTTCGCCGACCCGTTCGGCTCGCTGGCCGCGCTGGTGCCCGATTTCACCCGACCCGGCCTGTCGCTGCGCGCGGCGCTGCAGCGCTTCTTTCACGGCGCGCTGGCCCCCCTGCACCATGGCGAGCTGGCGCAGCAGATGGTGCGGCTGTACCTGCGCCAGATGCTGGAGCCGGCGGACCAGCGCCAGCCTGTGGCCGAGCACGACGTGGACGTGTCCACGCGCGCCATCGCCGCGCTGCTGCAGCGCCACCTGAAGCTGCCCGCCCCGGACGACGACCTGCAGCGCCTGGCCTGCGCCGTCAGCGGGCTGGCGTTCCAGGTCTGGTGCCAGCAGGAGATGCTGGCCGCGCACCAGCCGCAGCTGCTGGCCACGCCCCAGGCGCTGCACTGCTGGGCCGAGCGCCTGACCGACTACGCCCTGGCCATGGTCGCCGCCGAGCGCCGCCGGCTGCGCGCCGCCGCTGCCCCCGCCCCTTCCCCTCACAATCCGCCCGCACCATGA
- a CDS encoding efflux transporter outer membrane subunit: MTLSHALRAAALAACPLVLTACAVSRPPPQVSAPAPVAWQAPLPHGGSLEQLTDWWQTSLGDTLLAGLIADAQALSPNVAQAGAQLAQARAQQTAARSALLPSVDGQANASRGFNEQLGALATVVQVGAQAGWELDLFGGNAAQLDAARERGAAAGAQWHEARVSVAAEVAQQYAAWHACQQQLAVAGADARSRGETARLSAESERAGFTAPATAALASASHADALARAAQQRLQCDITVKTLVALTGRDEAALRTQLAAAAPLRAPGGAFAVPALPAQLLAQRPDVYAAEREVAAASAEVGAADAARYPRLQLLGSVGAGWVRTGGMSLSSTTWSIGPVALSVPLFDAGRRAAQADAAQARYEAAASRYRAVARQAVAEVEQALARLASVDERAGSAQRAAAGYRRSFEATQARWSAGLASLVELEDARRTQLMSETALVALEQERMAAWIALYRAAGGGWSRDLEPAPAPVMAGTAAPARD, encoded by the coding sequence ATGACCCTGTCCCACGCGCTGCGCGCCGCCGCGCTCGCAGCCTGCCCGCTCGTGCTCACCGCCTGCGCCGTCTCGCGCCCGCCGCCGCAGGTCAGCGCCCCCGCGCCCGTCGCGTGGCAGGCGCCGCTGCCGCACGGCGGCAGCCTGGAGCAGCTGACCGACTGGTGGCAAACCAGCTTGGGTGACACGCTGCTGGCCGGCCTGATCGCCGACGCGCAGGCGCTGAGCCCCAACGTCGCCCAGGCCGGCGCGCAACTGGCGCAGGCGCGCGCGCAACAGACCGCCGCGCGATCGGCGCTGCTGCCCTCGGTGGACGGCCAGGCCAACGCCAGCCGCGGCTTCAACGAGCAGCTCGGCGCGCTGGCCACGGTGGTGCAGGTGGGTGCGCAGGCCGGCTGGGAGCTCGATTTGTTCGGCGGCAACGCAGCGCAACTGGATGCGGCGCGTGAACGCGGCGCCGCCGCCGGCGCGCAGTGGCACGAGGCGCGCGTCTCGGTCGCCGCCGAGGTGGCGCAGCAGTACGCCGCCTGGCACGCCTGCCAGCAGCAGCTGGCCGTGGCCGGGGCCGATGCGCGCTCGCGCGGCGAGACGGCGCGCCTGTCGGCCGAGAGTGAGCGCGCCGGCTTCACCGCGCCGGCCACTGCCGCCCTGGCCAGCGCCAGCCACGCCGATGCGCTGGCGCGCGCGGCGCAGCAGCGCCTGCAGTGCGACATCACCGTCAAGACCCTGGTGGCCCTGACCGGGCGGGACGAGGCAGCGCTGCGCACGCAGCTGGCCGCCGCCGCGCCGCTGCGCGCGCCGGGTGGGGCGTTCGCCGTGCCGGCGCTGCCGGCGCAACTGCTGGCGCAGCGCCCGGACGTCTACGCCGCCGAGCGCGAGGTCGCCGCCGCCAGCGCCGAGGTCGGCGCCGCCGATGCGGCGCGCTATCCGCGCCTGCAACTGCTGGGCTCGGTAGGCGCCGGCTGGGTGCGCACGGGCGGCATGAGCCTGAGCAGCACCACCTGGTCGATCGGCCCGGTGGCGCTGTCCGTGCCCTTGTTCGACGCCGGCCGCCGCGCCGCCCAGGCCGATGCGGCGCAGGCGCGCTACGAGGCCGCCGCAAGCCGCTACCGCGCCGTGGCGCGCCAGGCGGTGGCCGAGGTCGAGCAGGCGCTGGCGCGCCTGGCCAGCGTGGATGAGCGCGCGGGCAGCGCGCAGCGCGCTGCAGCCGGCTATCGGCGCTCGTTCGAGGCGACGCAGGCGCGCTGGTCGGCCGGCCTGGCCAGCCTGGTCGAGCTGGAGGACGCGCGCCGCACGCAGCTGATGTCCGAAACCGCGCTGGTGGCGCTGGAGCAGGAGCGCATGGCTGCCTGGATCGCCCTGTACCGCGCGGCGGGTGGCGGCTGGAGCCGCGACCTGGAACCAGCACCCGCACCCGTGATGGCAGGCACTGCCGCTCCCGCCCGCGACTGA
- a CDS encoding efflux RND transporter periplasmic adaptor subunit — translation MPRPKPLQTLIVLAVLALAAGGGALLASRASHADTAAAATAPAPRPALTVTVVQPRQGQVAERLAANGNIAAWQEASIGSEANGLRLTEVRVNVGDSVRAGQVLATFAPETVQAEVAQARASVLEARAAAADAKANADRAKTLIESGALSQQQIQQYATAAQTAQARVEAAQAMLNVQELRLKRTQVLAPDAGVISARSATVGAVVGAGTELFRMVRRGRLEWRAEVSASELARIRAGMRAQVTAASGAQVEGTVRMLAPTVDAATRNALVYVDLPQHADVRAGMYAHGEFLLGQRQGLSLPLSAVVVRDGFSNVFEVGEGGRVQMRRVRTGERSGDRVEILEGVAPTARVVERGGSFLNDGDIVRVTDVAPTAPENQPKTAPVGVNQSPAASK, via the coding sequence ATGCCCCGCCCGAAACCTCTTCAGACCCTGATCGTCCTGGCCGTGCTCGCTCTCGCAGCGGGCGGTGGCGCGCTGCTGGCCAGCCGCGCCTCGCATGCCGACACCGCTGCTGCCGCCACCGCGCCGGCGCCGCGCCCGGCGCTCACCGTGACCGTGGTGCAGCCCAGGCAGGGCCAGGTGGCCGAGCGCCTGGCGGCCAACGGCAACATCGCGGCGTGGCAGGAGGCCAGCATCGGCTCCGAGGCCAACGGTCTGCGCCTGACGGAGGTGCGCGTCAACGTCGGCGACAGCGTGCGCGCCGGCCAGGTGCTGGCGACCTTCGCGCCCGAGACCGTGCAGGCCGAAGTCGCCCAGGCGCGCGCCAGTGTGCTGGAGGCGCGCGCCGCAGCCGCTGATGCGAAGGCCAACGCCGATCGCGCCAAAACCTTGATCGAATCCGGGGCGCTCAGCCAGCAGCAGATACAGCAATACGCCACCGCGGCGCAGACCGCGCAGGCGCGCGTGGAGGCGGCGCAAGCCATGCTGAACGTGCAGGAGCTGCGCCTGAAGCGCACGCAGGTGCTGGCGCCCGATGCCGGCGTGATCTCGGCGCGCAGCGCCACCGTGGGCGCCGTGGTCGGCGCCGGCACCGAGCTGTTTCGCATGGTGCGCCGCGGCCGGCTGGAGTGGCGCGCCGAGGTCAGCGCCAGCGAGCTGGCGCGCATCCGAGCCGGCATGCGCGCGCAGGTCACTGCGGCCAGCGGCGCGCAGGTGGAGGGCACCGTGCGCATGCTGGCGCCGACGGTGGACGCGGCCACGCGCAATGCGCTGGTCTATGTCGATTTGCCGCAGCACGCCGACGTGCGCGCCGGCATGTACGCGCACGGCGAATTCCTGCTGGGCCAGCGCCAGGGCCTGTCGCTGCCGCTGTCGGCGGTGGTGGTGCGCGACGGCTTTTCCAACGTCTTCGAAGTGGGCGAGGGCGGGCGCGTGCAGATGCGCCGCGTGCGCACCGGCGAGCGCTCTGGCGACCGCGTGGAGATTCTGGAGGGCGTCGCGCCCACGGCGCGCGTGGTCGAGCGTGGCGGCAGCTTCCTGAACGACGGCGACATCGTGCGCGTGACCGATGTGGCGCCCACCGCCCCGGAAAATCAGCCAAAAACGGCTCCAGTCGGCGTCAATCAATCGCCTGCAGCTAGCAAATAA